A portion of the Halopelagius inordinatus genome contains these proteins:
- a CDS encoding type II secretion system F family protein, which produces MLAGYLPLLAAALLCVPFVLAPFSTRAHLLVSRASLPLFGRYVANENPRRRNQKARLRAAFSGRTHRVYASQTLLMAGVFGVAGSLFGVYLVAGVLRLLAVSEASLRASLPEAVAFLATVARVPNLGVAELFALLLVSSATVGATLSAGTYWARWQYLDSRARARGVKVDATLPRTVAFVYALSRSGMPFPKVLETLTENRDVYGEAARELGVAVRDMDAFGTDVMSALQRTAKRTPSDNAEEFSENLASVLGSGRNLSPFLRDQYERFQDEAEAQQKQYLELLSAFAEIYVTVLVAGPLFFITVLVVIGLVIEDTLPILRAVGYLGVPLSTLAFAVYIDSVTESIQSPSRGSASTDPVETGAEATPRSSGPPNAHASVSDGGVDVSLSPNRERLAVYDRLEHVRAVASSPTRTFLDHPPYTLFLTLPAALVWLVLSAGRMPDLSAALARTAAGPVVGTPSEAITAVVAAVDGPLVEASILVLGGVAVAHEIEKRRLRRIEDEMPDFLDRMASVNEAGATVVASIERLSKADLGPLSAELERTWRDIRWGADVRTALRRMEERVRTPLVSRAVTLITNAMAASGDIAPVLRIAADEAQGSQRLRAERRQEMLTYLVVIYISFFVFLGIVAALTVAFIPAVEAAGNSPGIGSGQVSGVSTGLFSGLRTVDTEAYEMLFFHVAAIQGVCSGLVAGQLGEGSLYDGVKHATLLLAVAYLLFVFL; this is translated from the coding sequence ATGCTCGCCGGATATCTCCCGCTCTTGGCCGCGGCACTCCTCTGTGTCCCGTTCGTCCTCGCCCCGTTCAGCACGCGCGCGCACCTCCTCGTCTCTCGAGCGTCGCTTCCGCTGTTCGGGCGGTACGTGGCGAACGAGAACCCCCGACGGCGGAACCAGAAAGCCCGTCTGCGCGCGGCGTTCTCGGGGCGGACCCACCGCGTCTACGCCTCCCAGACGCTCCTGATGGCGGGAGTGTTCGGCGTCGCGGGGAGCCTCTTCGGCGTCTACCTCGTGGCGGGCGTGCTCCGACTGTTGGCCGTCTCCGAGGCGTCGTTGCGAGCGAGTCTCCCGGAGGCGGTGGCGTTTCTCGCCACCGTCGCTCGAGTGCCGAATCTGGGCGTCGCCGAACTGTTCGCGTTGCTTTTGGTGTCGAGTGCGACGGTCGGAGCGACGCTCTCTGCGGGGACGTACTGGGCGCGGTGGCAGTATCTCGACTCGAGGGCGCGCGCCCGCGGCGTGAAGGTGGACGCGACGCTGCCGCGAACGGTCGCGTTCGTCTACGCGCTCTCTCGGTCCGGGATGCCGTTCCCGAAGGTGCTGGAGACGCTCACCGAGAACAGGGACGTCTACGGGGAGGCCGCGCGCGAACTGGGTGTCGCCGTCCGCGACATGGACGCTTTCGGAACCGACGTGATGAGCGCGCTCCAACGCACCGCAAAGCGAACGCCGAGCGACAACGCAGAGGAGTTCTCGGAGAACCTCGCGAGCGTCCTCGGGAGCGGCCGGAACCTCTCTCCGTTCCTCCGCGACCAGTACGAGCGGTTCCAAGACGAGGCCGAAGCCCAACAAAAGCAGTATCTCGAACTGCTCTCCGCGTTCGCGGAGATATACGTCACCGTCCTCGTCGCCGGGCCGTTGTTCTTCATCACGGTTCTCGTCGTCATCGGACTCGTCATCGAAGACACGCTGCCTATCCTCAGAGCCGTCGGCTATCTCGGCGTCCCGCTTTCGACGCTCGCGTTCGCGGTGTACATAGACAGCGTGACCGAGTCGATTCAGTCGCCGAGTCGGGGGTCCGCTTCCACCGACCCCGTCGAGACGGGCGCGGAGGCGACGCCGCGTTCTTCGGGCCCCCCGAACGCGCACGCCAGCGTCTCGGACGGGGGCGTAGACGTCTCCCTCTCGCCGAACCGAGAGCGACTCGCCGTCTACGACCGGCTGGAACACGTTCGCGCCGTCGCGTCGAGTCCGACGCGGACGTTCCTCGACCACCCCCCGTACACGCTCTTTCTCACGCTTCCCGCCGCGTTGGTCTGGTTGGTGCTCTCCGCCGGGCGGATGCCGGACCTGTCGGCCGCACTCGCCCGCACGGCGGCGGGACCGGTCGTCGGGACTCCCTCCGAGGCGATCACGGCCGTCGTCGCGGCCGTCGACGGGCCGTTGGTCGAAGCCAGCATCCTCGTACTCGGCGGCGTCGCGGTCGCCCACGAGATAGAGAAGCGCCGCCTGCGGCGAATCGAAGACGAGATGCCGGATTTCCTCGACCGGATGGCGAGCGTCAACGAGGCGGGCGCGACGGTGGTCGCGAGCATCGAGCGACTGTCGAAGGCCGACCTCGGTCCCCTCTCTGCGGAACTCGAACGCACGTGGCGCGACATCCGCTGGGGGGCCGACGTTCGGACGGCGCTTCGACGCATGGAAGAGCGCGTTCGGACGCCGCTCGTCTCGCGGGCCGTGACGCTCATCACGAACGCGATGGCTGCCAGCGGCGACATCGCGCCCGTTCTCCGCATCGCGGCCGACGAGGCGCAGGGAAGCCAGAGACTCCGCGCGGAGCGACGACAGGAGATGCTCACCTACCTCGTCGTCATCTACATCTCGTTTTTCGTCTTCCTCGGCATCGTCGCGGCGCTGACCGTCGCGTTCATCCCGGCGGTCGAAGCGGCGGGTAACTCCCCCGGCATCGGAAGCGGACAGGTCAGCGGCGTCTCGACCGGTCTCTTCTCGGGGCTCCGAACCGTCGACACGGAGGCGTACGAGATGCTATTTTTCCACGTGGCGGCCATACAGGGCGTCTGTTCCGGACTCGTCGCGGGACAACTCGGCGAAGGGAGCCTCTACGACGGCGTCAAGCACGCGACTCTCCTGCTCGCCGTCGCGTACCTCCTCTTTGTCTTCCTGTGA
- a CDS encoding NAD(P)/FAD-dependent oxidoreductase, giving the protein MSDTDEREYEVIVVGGGPAGLQTALYTTRLGHDTVVIDRGGGRAAMMLDTHNVVGVTEDVSGNEFLETGREQIRSYGGEYVRGAVTDVDRRADGRFDVAANDETFVADRVVLAVGFTDVRPDPPLPRTGKGLHYCLHCDAYMFIDRPVYVMGHGDSAAFVAMIMLNFTDEVDILLRGEDPQWSDETDERLRAHPIDVVESEISGMRKSDDGWLEAFEFEDAVGPRPTSSRTESGDGSVRQYRGGFPMYGSEYNSGLAEKVGADLNDDGTVAVDDHGRTSVDGVFAVGDFTPGHNQVPVAMGEGAKAGLAVHMELREFPRSLDDIEENGPVSPDEIPGLGGRIREAAAEFEEARAPPIPETAAEPTAGDDD; this is encoded by the coding sequence ATGAGCGATACGGACGAACGCGAGTACGAAGTCATCGTCGTCGGCGGCGGCCCCGCGGGGCTTCAAACCGCACTGTACACGACGCGACTGGGGCACGATACCGTCGTCATCGACCGCGGCGGCGGCCGCGCGGCGATGATGCTGGATACCCACAACGTCGTCGGCGTCACGGAGGACGTCTCCGGAAACGAGTTTCTCGAAACCGGGCGCGAGCAGATTCGGTCCTACGGCGGGGAGTACGTCCGCGGCGCGGTGACCGACGTGGACCGACGGGCGGACGGCCGGTTCGACGTCGCCGCGAACGACGAGACGTTCGTCGCCGACCGCGTGGTTCTCGCCGTCGGGTTCACCGACGTGCGCCCGGACCCGCCGCTTCCGCGCACGGGGAAGGGTCTGCACTACTGCTTGCACTGCGACGCCTACATGTTCATCGACCGACCGGTGTACGTGATGGGCCACGGCGATAGCGCCGCGTTCGTCGCCATGATCATGCTCAACTTCACCGACGAGGTGGACATCCTCCTCCGCGGGGAGGACCCCCAGTGGAGCGACGAGACCGACGAACGCCTCCGTGCGCACCCCATCGACGTCGTCGAGTCGGAGATTTCGGGGATGCGCAAGTCCGACGACGGGTGGTTGGAGGCGTTCGAGTTCGAAGACGCCGTGGGACCACGTCCCACGAGCAGTCGGACGGAGTCCGGCGACGGGTCCGTTCGACAATACCGCGGCGGGTTCCCGATGTACGGCTCCGAGTACAACTCCGGACTCGCGGAGAAAGTCGGCGCGGACCTGAACGACGACGGAACCGTCGCGGTGGACGACCACGGCCGAACCAGCGTCGACGGCGTCTTCGCCGTCGGCGACTTCACCCCCGGCCACAATCAGGTTCCGGTCGCGATGGGCGAGGGGGCGAAAGCCGGCCTCGCCGTCCACATGGAACTCCGAGAGTTCCCCCGGTCGCTCGACGACATCGAAGAGAACGGCCCCGTCTCCCCGGACGAGATTCCCGGCCTCGGCGGCCGTATTCGAGAGGCCGCCGCCGAGTTCGAGGAGGCCCGCGCGCCGCCGATACCCGAGACGGCGGCGGAACCGACGGCCGGCGACGACGACTGA
- a CDS encoding class I SAM-dependent methyltransferase, with amino-acid sequence MDGEDAENGPGDGALGDVEAPRETYDRIAEHFASTREYPWPEVSSFLDDHAAGRARGLDLGCGNGRHAEAMAESVASVVGYDASRGLLEQADERATDRGFEAELVQGDAAALPFRDDAFDVGVYVATLHHLRTREDRVRSLSELARVLRPDGRALVSVWSTEHDTFDATEGFDTTVDWTLPGGERVPRFYHIYSMAEFEAELDASDLEPRDVFVSSGNCYAVVSAV; translated from the coding sequence ATGGACGGCGAGGACGCAGAGAACGGGCCGGGAGACGGAGCGCTCGGAGACGTCGAGGCCCCGCGCGAGACGTACGACCGAATCGCAGAGCACTTCGCGTCGACGCGGGAGTATCCGTGGCCGGAGGTGTCGTCGTTTCTCGACGACCACGCCGCGGGTCGGGCGCGCGGCCTCGACCTCGGGTGCGGCAACGGTCGCCACGCGGAGGCGATGGCCGAGAGCGTCGCGTCGGTCGTCGGGTACGACGCGAGTCGCGGACTGCTCGAACAGGCGGACGAACGGGCGACCGACCGCGGGTTCGAGGCCGAACTCGTCCAAGGTGACGCCGCCGCCCTCCCGTTTCGCGACGACGCGTTCGACGTCGGCGTCTACGTCGCGACGCTTCACCACCTCAGAACGCGCGAGGACCGAGTTCGGAGTCTCTCGGAGTTGGCGCGCGTCCTCCGCCCGGACGGCCGAGCGCTCGTCAGCGTCTGGTCCACCGAACACGACACGTTCGACGCTACGGAGGGGTTCGACACCACGGTGGACTGGACGCTCCCGGGCGGCGAACGCGTCCCGCGATTCTACCACATCTACTCGATGGCGGAGTTCGAAGCGGAGTTGGACGCGAGCGACCTCGAACCGCGCGACGTCTTCGTCTCCAGCGGAAACTGCTACGCGGTCGTCTCCGCCGTCTGA
- a CDS encoding type II/IV secretion system ATPase subunit, which translates to MSESDNDRGEGDETASAWGFEAAFADVKRQFARVAEVLRGSDVDVRPYRPGDGPFGTFEPPDSESVVDRYWVNPPYAHVAVTYDDEASEHRYHAVEPDIDDFERDLLERVREDIRDPLLYRTSAEPNEEATLRTELELLLEQYGVDVEMRSFHTLLYYLLRDFRGYGRIDPLMNDPHIEDISCDGYDLPIFAYHDDYTDIETNVSFGGPELDNFVIRLAQRSGRHVSVGDPVLGTTLPDGSRAELALGEEVTPRGSAFTIRMYADEPFTPVDLIQYGTFSVEQMAYLWLCIENNKSLIFAGGTASGKTTSMNAVSMFIPPRSKVLTIEDTRELSLHHDNWLSSVTRDRLDDGTDIDMYDLLRSALRHRPEFIVVGEVRGDEAVTLFQAMNTGHTTFSTMHADSIETVINRLENEPINVPRAMVQSLDLLCVQTLTRLDGERVRRSKAIGEIGGIDQRTGELDYSRAFRWRADDDAFSQSDSSLVEEIQRERGWSRTELRREIRRRERFLRLLSEMNVDDYRHFTALVNEYYVDPERAMRRVRERADEEAVAAADDAKSDADDGTESADDERDGTNGGHETEADAAD; encoded by the coding sequence ATGTCTGAATCAGATAACGACCGGGGAGAGGGGGACGAGACGGCGAGTGCGTGGGGGTTCGAGGCGGCCTTCGCCGACGTCAAACGACAGTTCGCGCGGGTCGCGGAGGTTCTCCGCGGGTCGGACGTAGACGTTCGGCCGTATCGGCCCGGCGACGGCCCGTTCGGGACGTTCGAACCGCCCGACTCGGAGTCGGTCGTGGACCGCTACTGGGTGAACCCGCCGTACGCCCACGTCGCGGTGACGTACGACGACGAGGCGAGCGAACACCGATACCACGCGGTCGAACCCGACATAGACGACTTCGAGCGCGACCTGTTAGAGCGGGTTCGAGAGGACATCCGCGACCCGCTTTTGTACCGGACGAGCGCCGAACCGAACGAGGAGGCGACGCTCCGGACCGAACTCGAACTGCTGCTCGAACAGTACGGCGTCGACGTCGAGATGCGGTCGTTTCACACGCTTCTGTACTACCTGCTCCGGGATTTCCGCGGGTACGGCCGTATCGACCCGTTGATGAACGACCCGCACATAGAGGACATCTCCTGTGACGGGTACGACCTGCCCATCTTCGCGTACCACGACGACTACACCGACATCGAGACGAACGTCTCGTTCGGCGGGCCGGAACTGGACAACTTCGTCATCCGCCTCGCTCAACGGTCCGGACGACACGTCAGCGTCGGCGACCCGGTTCTCGGGACGACGCTTCCCGACGGGTCCCGCGCGGAGTTGGCTCTCGGCGAGGAGGTGACGCCGCGCGGGTCGGCGTTCACTATCCGGATGTACGCCGACGAACCGTTCACGCCGGTCGATTTGATACAGTACGGCACGTTCTCCGTCGAGCAGATGGCGTATCTGTGGCTCTGCATCGAGAACAACAAGAGCCTCATCTTCGCGGGCGGGACGGCGTCGGGCAAGACCACGTCGATGAACGCCGTCTCGATGTTCATCCCGCCGCGTTCGAAGGTGCTCACCATCGAAGACACGCGCGAACTGTCGCTGCACCACGACAACTGGCTCTCCTCTGTGACGCGGGACCGACTCGACGACGGGACGGACATCGACATGTACGACCTGCTTCGCTCCGCACTCCGGCACCGCCCCGAGTTCATCGTCGTCGGCGAGGTGCGCGGCGACGAGGCTGTCACGCTGTTTCAGGCGATGAACACCGGACACACGACGTTCTCGACGATGCACGCGGACAGCATCGAGACGGTCATCAACAGACTGGAGAACGAACCCATCAACGTCCCGCGGGCGATGGTCCAGTCGCTCGACCTGCTCTGCGTGCAGACGCTCACCCGTCTCGACGGCGAACGCGTTCGCCGGTCGAAGGCCATCGGCGAAATCGGCGGCATCGACCAGCGAACCGGCGAACTCGACTACTCGCGGGCGTTCCGGTGGCGGGCGGACGACGACGCGTTCTCGCAGTCGGACTCGTCGCTCGTCGAGGAGATACAGCGCGAACGCGGGTGGAGTCGAACGGAACTCCGCCGCGAGATTCGCCGACGCGAGCGGTTCCTTCGGCTCCTGTCCGAGATGAACGTCGACGACTACAGACACTTCACGGCGCTCGTAAACGAGTACTACGTGGACCCCGAACGAGCGATGCGACGGGTGAGAGAACGGGCCGACGAGGAGGCGGTGGCCGCGGCGGACGACGCGAAATCCGACGCCGACGACGGAACCGAATCGGCGGACGACGAGCGCGACGGGACGAACGGCGGCCACGAGACGGAGGCGGACGCGGCCGACTGA
- a CDS encoding HTTM domain-containing protein yields the protein MVHTDLPPSVSSARGRLSAAVASRFGIDARALAALRISLGLLLFADLLLRARHLDAFYTDFGVLPRSVLYEQYPTVSQFSFHTLSGDAWVQALFFGLAGAFAVSLLFGYRTRTASLLSLVFFVSLSARNPGVLNGGDSLLCRLLFWGLFLPLGERWSLDARRRTGEPRDRIASLASAALLLQIVLVYSVNAVFKLRGDLWVGGEAVRYVLSLQQFTVRFGDSLAQFPVVLRVADAVWLGLVVAAPCLILLRGRTRAAFVSLFVGTHAGMFLTMRLGLFPLVSITALSVFLPSSSWDRLTARLSNPAERAARRVGPSDRFGRIRPSVSPLSLTPRVVASLAASIRRTAARIAPAVVAASLAAILVWNAAAVGVVAVPGENPRVDPTEHTWDMFAPYPLTTDGWYAAPGTLESGDRVDAFYLSSPVGDDRPDTSEMYPSARWRKYLVGVRYSESERLERGVAGYLCRRWNATHEDDLTNVTVYYVEQPTRLDGPEPTRRVELTHRNCSTGA from the coding sequence ATGGTCCACACGGATCTCCCTCCATCCGTATCCAGCGCCCGCGGTCGTCTCTCCGCCGCGGTCGCCTCCCGATTCGGCATCGACGCGCGGGCGTTGGCCGCGTTGCGCATCTCGCTCGGACTCCTGTTGTTCGCGGACCTACTACTTCGCGCGCGCCATCTCGACGCGTTCTACACCGACTTCGGCGTCCTGCCCCGTTCGGTGCTCTACGAACAGTATCCGACGGTCTCGCAGTTCTCGTTTCACACGCTGTCGGGCGACGCTTGGGTCCAAGCTCTGTTTTTCGGTCTCGCCGGCGCGTTCGCGGTGTCGCTTCTCTTCGGCTACCGCACCCGGACGGCGTCGCTTCTGTCGTTGGTGTTTTTCGTCTCTCTGTCCGCCCGCAACCCCGGCGTGTTGAACGGCGGCGACTCGCTTCTCTGTCGCCTCCTCTTTTGGGGTCTGTTTTTGCCGTTGGGCGAACGCTGGTCTCTCGACGCGCGTCGGCGCACGGGCGAACCCAGAGACCGAATCGCGTCCCTCGCGTCCGCCGCGCTGTTGCTCCAAATCGTCCTCGTCTACTCCGTCAACGCCGTCTTCAAACTCAGAGGCGACCTCTGGGTCGGCGGCGAGGCGGTCCGGTACGTCCTGAGCCTCCAGCAGTTCACCGTGCGGTTCGGTGACTCACTCGCGCAGTTTCCGGTGGTCCTCCGCGTCGCCGACGCCGTCTGGTTGGGACTCGTCGTCGCCGCTCCGTGTTTGATTCTCCTGCGAGGACGGACGCGGGCCGCGTTCGTCTCGCTTTTCGTCGGCACGCACGCGGGAATGTTTCTGACGATGCGTCTCGGACTGTTTCCGCTCGTCTCCATCACCGCGCTCTCGGTGTTCCTTCCGTCGTCGTCGTGGGACCGGCTCACCGCCCGACTGTCGAACCCGGCCGAACGGGCGGCGCGCCGGGTCGGTCCGAGCGACCGGTTCGGCCGAATCCGTCCGTCGGTGTCGCCGCTCTCGCTCACCCCTCGGGTGGTCGCCTCGCTCGCGGCGTCGATTCGACGAACCGCGGCGCGCATCGCTCCCGCCGTCGTCGCCGCCTCGCTTGCGGCGATTCTCGTCTGGAACGCCGCGGCCGTCGGGGTGGTCGCGGTGCCCGGTGAGAACCCGCGAGTCGACCCCACGGAACACACCTGGGATATGTTCGCGCCGTATCCGCTGACGACCGACGGCTGGTACGCCGCCCCGGGGACGCTCGAATCCGGCGACCGGGTGGACGCCTTCTATCTCTCCTCGCCCGTCGGCGACGACCGACCCGACACGTCCGAGATGTATCCGAGCGCCCGGTGGCGGAAGTATCTGGTCGGCGTGCGGTACTCCGAGAGCGAACGGCTCGAACGCGGCGTCGCGGGCTATCTCTGTCGGCGGTGGAACGCCACCCACGAGGACGACCTGACGAACGTCACCGTCTACTACGTCGAGCAACCGACCCGACTCGACGGCCCGGAACCGACGAGGCGCGTCGAACTGACTCACCGGAACTGTTCGACCGGCGCGTGA